The Nicotiana tomentosiformis chromosome 9, ASM39032v3, whole genome shotgun sequence genome contains the following window.
AGATTGTCTCAAAATAGTTATATCGAAAGAGTTCTAGAGAGATTTAACATGAACAATTGTTCACCAGGAATTGTTCCAATTCAGAAAGGGAATaaatttagtctcatgcaatgcccTAAGAATGATGTTGAACGAAAAGAGATGGAATCAATTCCTTATTCTTCTATTGTTGGTAGTCTGATGTATGCTCAGACTTGCACAAGACCAGATATTATTTTTGCGGTCGGAATGCTAGGAAGATATCAGAGTAACCCAGGAATTGATCACTGGAAAGCTGCAAAGAAAGTTTTGAGGTACCTGAAAGGAACAAAGAATTACATGCTTATGTATAGGAGATCCAAGCATTTGGAAGTTGTTGGATACTCGGATTCAGATTTCGTTGGATGTATTGACACTAGAAAGTCCACATTTGGTTATTTGTTCCAATTAGCTGAAGGAGCAATATCATGGAAGAGTGTCAAACAGTATATCATTGCCACATCCACGATGGAAGAAGAATTTGTGGCATGTTTTGAAACCACAATTCATGCATTATGGATGCAAAACTTTATTTCAGGACTTGGGGTTGTCGGCACCATAAACAAGCCGCTGAAAATTTACTGTGATAATGTTGCATCAGTATTCTTCTCCAAGATTGATAAGTACTCCAAAGGTTCCAAACATATGGAATTAAAGTACTTTACCGTCAAGGAGGAAGTTAAAAAACAAAGAGTGTCACTTGAGCATAATAGAATTGATCTCATGATTGCAGATCCGTTAACGAAAGGTTTACAACCAAAGATATTTAAAGAACATGTACATTGAATTGGTCTTGGCTATATTTATGATTGATGTATTTATGATGTTTTGACACTCTGAGCTTATTTATGTGTTGCTGATATTTATTAATGATTTACTGTTTCTCATAATTGTGTACATATTATTATTTTGAGATATTACAGGATAAGACTCAATAAGACATTATTGTGGactgacgagcacaaaacacacacttaaatatgctcgcaagtcgaatatagtataatataatatcgtatccacagggattggagttaaacagtattttcatagttcgtagcttgatttctatccaagatgatcaacaattgagatttatgtgattaaaactagaattaactaagagtctaactttttgacgaatgacactcgaacaaaaataagcaaaggaagatatcaatgggagaaaatagggattgattggataggtgcaagataatgtatgggatttaactctagttaattcaatTCTAATGTTCAAgcgagtctcttgaattcactcaattattagttcaatactgagcaataataaattggctctagtctcaaaattactaagaacaatcaaacacgactgatacacacagtcaacaataatagaatcacccacgagtGTAGATACATGTATACAGGAGAACTCAGAGAATcatgggatacacccaaatacgaagaaaaataagattacacataggaataagtggatcctggatcaaataagactaatgcatctcaatgacagagcggaacaatacctgtgatgacagaatcgaatctggcctggcctccccctctagagtgacctctacctgtccgacctccacctatAGTTGGTTGTGTAGGTGGGGTGAtagttggtgctgtaatcatagcctgagaacccggtggagcacgcagtGCCTGAGTGGTCTGTGGAGGTTCACCCTTCCTgagtctagggcaatccctcaccacataacgagtgtcaccacactcaaaacaagctctcagaggatGTGGCTGTTgcaactggctcgggcctgatcggctagattgaccgctgaaagcaccccgtacatgaggtacactagacactagCAGTGCATAATAGGGATTTGGGGGCCTATAAGTGGCTGGAGCACTGCTGGCGGCTAGAAGTTCTAAATGAATAGGGTGGTCCATATAACCCCTGCCCTGACGAGCTGCAGctagggcacgagtaccactataatgCCAGACTCTTGAGACCTCTTGCACTCCCTCTCCTTTCTCTCTCTCTAatcagcataccctccaatctcctggcgatccccactacctgctggtacaTAATATCCAtcttcaactctcgagccatgctaaatctTATATTGgtgttgagcccctcaataaatcgacgaacttGTTCTCAGACAATATTAACCAAGGCTGGTCATGCcttgccaaatcactgaatcggaccgcatactcgaacacggtcatagaactttggcgcaactgctcaaactctgcgcgccatgcattcCTGagactctgagggacatactccctcaagaacatatctgagaactgagtccaagtgagtgaagctaccttgatcggactacccaactcataatcccgccaccactgatactccgctcctctaagttggaacgtagtgaaagaaaccccactagtctccacaaCACCTATAAtaaactcctcaagaaaaccctgggcatcctctaaagcagctcatgcgggtgctctggctgcaccacgtggacgtcctcggcctctaccccggcctcgacCTCACGTGGCTGTAGCAAGGTGCACGGGTGTCTAGTCATTTGATATAGTTGTACATGTCCTCAGCATCTCTGAGAGAATAGATAAATAGAAATTTAGAATCtgaagtcaaaatctcgcacgataaggaatcaaagaagtgaagcttttcctaacagttacattgcctcccgaagataagtacagacgtctccgtaccgatccgcgagactctactaaacctgcttgtgactcataacacctataaacttagagctcttataccaacttgtcacgaccccaattttctctccgtaggatatcgtgatggcacctagtctataagactaggtaagcctaataatttgtgaaataattgaatataaaactgaactcaaatctcaacacatgatatataaatagaaactgcgattcaaataattacaactcccaaaatccgataaaaataagtcacaagcttctaagagaaaatactaagtgtctatatacatcagagtctaaagagaataagaaaaataacataataaggatagagggagaCTCCGAAGTCTgcagatgctggcagatatacctaaAAATCTCCATGTACGGTCCAGATCACTggtatctggcctggtaggaagaaccttgatctgcacaaaaagatgtgcagaagtgtagtgtgagtacaccacaacggtacccagtaagtgccaagcctaaccttggtagagtagtgacgaggtcaggtcaggaccttactggaattaaaaaaaagaaacaaggtaggagatataataatataatgaaaaaaGAAACAAGGCAGGAGTTAAAGTTTTAATCAAAtacaagctaaaacttcatgctaatgtagcatgaagttgtttcacgttgaagctaaaacttcatgctaatgtagcatgaagttgttccacgttgaagctaaaacttcatgctaatatagcatgaagttgtttcacattgaaactaaaacttcatgctaatgcatgctgatgttatttagttaatttgctaaaacttcataccaacACGTGCTGAAATTTTGTCCTGCAGTCTACAATTTTGTCCTGAGTTTTAttcgaaacttcagtctaaatatgcttaagttttttagctcatttgctaaaacttcactaaacatgcttaagtttttgtcctaTAGTATCTAATTTTTTAAttagtttttgctaatgcatgctgaagttatttagttcatttgctaaaacttcataccaaaataTGCTAAAGTTTTGTCATGCAGTCTATATTTTTATCAACAGTTTTATCTGAAACTTcggtctaaacaagctgaagttttttagttcatttgctaaaacttcagactaaacatgattaagtttttgtcatgcagtatgtaattttctaatgagtttttgctaatgcatactgaagttatttagtttatttgctaaaacatCATACCAAAACATGGTAAAGTTTTGTCTTGCAGTCTActgttttgtcatgagttttatctgaaacttcagtctaaacaagctgaagttttttagttcatttgctaaaactctagactaaacatgcttaagtttttgtcttgcagtatgtaattttctaatgagtttttgctaatgcatgctgaagttatttagttaattttataaaatttcatatcaaaacatgctgaagttttatcctgcagtctacccgaaacttcaatctattttgctgaaagtagtcttttattaaagaagggcaaaatcatctttttaaaacacttttaacaaaaaaaagggTATGGATgcaaacaaaaaaacaaaacatGTGCaagttaaaaaggggcgaccaaaATAAGGCGCCCCATGCAGTTTTTACATCTAATTGAGCAAAACATACACTAAACCGTATTATTGGATACCACTTCCAGATTTTATCCTTTTAGAGAACTTATTTCTCTCCCTTATGGTCATTTTCTTTGAGAAAACTAccctctatagcccctcaaaTTCTAATAGCCTATGTTTTCCTCCATGGACCCGAAATGTCCCTCTaacccaaacatattacatctaatagcccaTAAATAATCCATAATATACTGACCCACCCACGCCTTTAACTCACATTTTTTTTCCTATTGCACTTGATTCTCTCGAAACACCGGTTTCTTCTCAAACACAACTTTTCTATTTTTACTCTTGCTCTCAATGTAAGTCAAAATTTCAATaggttttcggatttttattcatAGTCGAGTCTATAATGGAGGAAAAGAAGtctttaaagaaaaatataaagtttAGGGCATCTCCAAATTCTATAAAATTAGCTGGTAAATTAGTAAAATATAACCCTAGTTTCAGTAGGAATGATGATGACGATTTTGAAGATTTACCTGAATTTGGGTGTGATTTGGGGCATGCAACCCCTAAATCTATTGAAGGAACCCTATTAAAGGAATGCGAACTACCTGTGTTGATATAAGGACTCATTCACATAGCGGGACTCTGAGCGATAGAGTAATGAGGTCACAAACTGCTCAGGGTGTAGTTGTTGAAAAGGGAACAAGTTCAAAAAGAAAGATTAAAATGGTGGGAAAGAATGTTATGAATGATAACGGTACATGTTCTAAAAGGAAGTCTAAAGGGGATAGGGATGATGTTCCATCAAAAAAGAGAAAAGTTCACATTTATAAAAAATGTTCTAACTCATCTGATTTGAAGGTATTTTCTAATGATATAACTCTGACTTGTGTGCACTTAGTTTATTTTAGTATGTAGAAAATTTATTCAATATAGCAGTTATGTTCTAGATTTGTATATAAAATGTATCATTCTTTTTTCataatgtatataatttgtatcaAGTCAATAAGTAATGTGCAATTTGTATATAAAGTGTATCATCTATCCACATAGTGTATAAGTAATGTTTAAAGTGAATAATTGTGGTTGTTATTAaacttatatatatttatatttttttattgtcTACAGCTTTGGGATTACTATGTTCCTTTGGGTGATCATTATAGTACTCGTATAAGTGTGCATACAAACTGCAATATAGTAAAACTTTTGATAGATACTTTGGAAGATCGGCAGATTGAGATGTTTAGAAGAACATGTTTTGGTTATTTCGTGGACTTtccatgtcacgatccaaatttccctccgtaggatgtcgtgacggcacctagtctctaagactaggtaagcctaacaattatgcggaataactgaatataaaggtaAAACTCAACTTcaacatctgaaataaataagaactactattcaaaatagataaaactcccaaaaccctgtagaaataagtcacaagctctaaagagaaaatgcagtgtctctatacatcagagtctaataaaaataaagaaggcAACAtcataaagatagagggggactctgaggtctgcggacgctggcagatgtaccttgaagtctccacgtatggGCTAGATCACTGGTACCTGGTCTGGTAAGCAGTACATGAATctacacaaaatgatgtgcagaagtgtagtatgagtacaccataacagtactcagtaagtgccaagcctaacctcggtagagtagtgatgaggtcaagtcagggccctactggaataaaaaaagaaaagaaacaaggCAAGagacataataatataatgacatGACTAAGAATTTAACAATGAGAAATTtacagaaaggtaacaacaccgcaaatagaggtaaacaacaggggcgctcctaAGGTACCGCTCGTAGTCCCAGACGTTAATACACAACAGcagagctcccgaggtaccacctcgtagtacccaaaaaaaatatgcaacaggggcactcctgaggtaccgcctaatagtcctaaaagtaaatatgtaacaggAGCattcccgaggtatcgcctcgtagtctcaaaagtaaatacacaactcataacctatggaacaatgaatttacaataaggaatcctacagttaaagactgaatacaagatcaaGGAAGAAGGTAATTTAACTAAGCATaatgcacaaattgcaagtaagagttaagacacatagacatgtgacattaggctaaacatgatgactacatatGCTAAAGAAACtaagttaaaaaatttaaaataaaactaCTTAGCAAGAACCGAATTTTTTAGCATTTAACCCaagtacgcacttgtcacctcgttgtaacgactcggccggtcgttttgcgagtaatagccctgatcccctatttactatttttcgtATATTTTTCTACTTAAGTGACTtttcgggaggttttgttttggtttcggagtgttttgggacacttagtccctaaatagaggtttaCGCCTTAGGATTTagatcgtagtcggaactgtgtaaaAACAACtttggaatggaattccgtcgattccgttaggtgattttaggtTTAGGggagtgtccggattgtgttttggaggtttgtagctcatttaggcttgaaatggctaaaataggaaattaagtttggaagtttgacaggggagttgactttttgatatccgggaTGGAATatagtttcgaaaattttcatagctccgttatttcatttatgacttgtgtgcaaaatttgaggtcaatcgaacttgatttgataggtttcggcatcgaatgtagaagttgtaaattcttaagtttcactaagtttgaattggggtgtaaattgtgattttagcattgtttgatgtgatttgaggtttcaaataagttctatgatgttttaggacttgttggtatttttggttgaggtcccgagggcctcgggtgagtttcggatggttaacggatcaaaagttggacttaaacagctgctgcaattttcttctactggaaatgcagaaatcgagcccaagatcgaagcCCAGAAATCAAGCCCAGAGTCAAAGGTCAGGGTCGATGGCCAGGGTCAAGGGCCAGAATCGAAGCCAGggtcgaggctcaggatcgagagccatgatcgaaggctcaggatcgagggccatgatcgaaggccaggatcgagggacatgatcgaaggctaggatcgagggtcaggatcgaagccatggtagatgcccaggatcgaaggtcaggatcgagggccatgatcgaagccatgatcgagggccatgatcgaagccttgatcgagggccaggatcgaggcaggaCCAATGGCTGCCTGGACGGAAttataaaacaggggacttcgtcctctgtgccatttttgacgaattggagcttggagagaggcgagttttgggagattttcagagaaaacatcgggatAGGGGTTCGTAACTCAATTATGGATAGATTATCTaaatccatcatttgttttcaccatttaattagtgttttgagattgaaatttgggaaaagtttagaaatctcatagaaacgaatatttgagatttcagtgtcgattcggagtcggatttgagtgaaactagtatgaatggactcgtaattaaatgggttatcggattttgtgagtttttccggattctgagatgtgggccccgtgggtgatttttgagttaatttcggatctttattaaaaatgtagtattttcttatgaaattgattcctataatttttgttgactttatcgaattattttggctagattcgagccattcagagtcagatattCGTAAAAAAGGCATTattaccaattgattgagcttggttcgaggtaagtggcttgcctaactttgtgtgggggaactccccgtagGATATGAACTGTTTTGATATATAAGCgttgtgtacatgaggtgacgagtacgtacacgggctaattgtgttaAAACAAACctgatttttctactaagtaataacctgatttccttcTTTTTTTAGTTCCATTAGCATGTGTGGTATCcggctagactagaatagcatgcctacttaccttaactgtttacttgaactacgtgcagcatatttagtgaatttacatgtctttccttaactagtacttaggttgaactataGAATTTTGtgtcgtaactattgaattctattttttggttgcgtatttactttgggactacggaacggtattccgggagattccccatgtactatatatttactttgggactacggaacggtattccgagagatccccctatactacatatttactttgggactacggaacggtattctgggagatacccatgtactgtatatttactttgggactacggaacggtactctggaagatccccttgtactgcatatttactttgggactacggaatggtattccgggagatccccttgttctgcacatttacgttgggactacgagacggtatctaggGAAATCCCCTGTTATCTTTGTGTACTGGGCTGCTGTCTTccatgatttcattcttgttaaattttagtctttattttactgcggtatttcattctatcttgtgttattatatatataccagtagggccctgacctgacctcgtcactactcgaccgaggttaggcctgacatttattgggtaccgattatggtgtactcatgctactcttctgcatatatttttcgtgtgcagatccagatactccttatcagtcgcactatcagtgagtcgggatAGCTTTGGATACATTAAGGTATatttgtcgcgtccgcagacctcggagtccccttctccccatgtccattatcttctgtatttcttttgatagactctgatgtatagaaacaCTAGATTTTCCTCCTGTAGtgtgtgattcacgatgttccgggttttgggaatgttgtgtagtatattgaggagttagttgttaaatttatgtttttatttcatttattccgcaaattgttaggcttacctagtcatagagactaggtgccattatgacatcatacagaggggaaattgggtcatgacactcgcgtacacggccttcatgtattgcaaataccataacagtaccaaaacctaagaGGATTTTTCCCCcatataaggttagacaagtcacttacctcaaaccaagctcaatcaatcaataaaaaTGCCTTTCCCTAAACTTTCCGACTCCGAAcggatcaaatctagccaaaagcaattacatactataaatataactataagaaactaatctaaataatgaaattatgacaTTAACAAGGAATTGAAAattcgccccaaaaagtcgacccgagcccacatctcggaatcaggtaaaattcataaaatacgaacacccattcgatcacgagttcacccatactaaaattactcaaatacgatacaaaaatctcgatcaaaacctcagAATTCGGCCTAAGGATTTTCCCACCTTGTTTctaaatttctcaacccaaaactttaattaaataaagaaattaatgATATATTAGTGGACATTAATCAAAAATTAGTgcagaatccttacccaaatatttccTCTGAAACCCCTCAAATGtttgcctcaatctgagctctatatctaaaaatatgaagaaaatggcaaaccctcgattttaaacTATTCCGCCCAGCACTTTCGCTTTTGCGGTACATTTAGCCGCTTCTGTGGCGCCGCTTTTGCAGTCAGCCAACTGCATCAGCGGAAAGTCACTAACACTGGCCAACCGCTTCTATGTTCCAAATCCCGCTTCTACGAGTGAGCATCTGCGCAAACtcgtctgcttctgcgatcatcCTTCCGCAAAAGCAacaccgcttctgcgacctcctcgtcacacctgcgaccactggccacCCTCTTCAGACCCGATTCTATGCTCGCCGGCTCGCTTCTATGAGCTCACACCTGCGAGCAAAATTCCACAGGTTCCAATGCACCAGAAGGCAGAATCCCAACAAatgcttcaagtccaaatttgatccgttaaccatccggaatccacccgaggcccccgggacctcaaccaaatataccaactaattctaaaatatcataggaacttagtcgagcctttaaatcacattaaacaatgccaaaacatgaattgcacatcgattcaagcctaatgaactttagaacttctatcttctacattcgacgccgaaaagtATCAAataaagtccgattgacctcaaattttacacacaagtcataattaacattacggacctagtACAACTTTTGAAATTAgaatcctaccccgatatcaaaatatccactccaggtcaaacttttcaaaaatcactcaacttttcaactttcgccatttgacgctgaaatgacctacggacatccaaatcaacatccagacacgctcctgtaatgacccggccggtcgtttcgagagttataaccatgCTTTCcccatttcaattttttttgtgtgttattcagctatattatgttatatcgggttagttggtttggggccggagtggtttcagagtgaattgagacacttagtctcttaactagaaagttaagttagaaaaatcaatcgaatgttgacctatgtgtaaatgatcttggatttgaattctattggttccgttagctccgttaggtgattttggacttaggagtgcgtccggaatgaaatttggaggttcgtgacaaaattaggcttgaattggcaaagttggaaatttggcgattttggtcggcagtggaaaatttgatatcggagtcagaacggaattttggaagttgtaataggttcgtagtgtcatttgtgacatgtgtgcaaaatttgaggtcattcggaggaggtttggttggtttcggcatagattgcagaatttggaaatttaaaagttcttaggcttgaatccgagggtaatttggtgtgtGGATGtttttttgagtgattcaaaggttcgactaagtttttatgttaatatatgacttgttggtatttttggttatcgtcctgagggcctcggggtgattcctgGTGGTTAACGGAATtatcgaagttggaatttgcagttggagttgctgcttctgctatttccgcacctgcggaaggaagagtcgtaggtgcgaggccgctcgtgtgcgtggggagtgcgcaggtgtggGCAATGCTGGTCTAGGTAGGATGCGcatgtgcgagttggaggtcgcatctacaagcccgcaggtgcaaaacctggggcgcagatgcgaaaaggggaaatgctgggcaggcttcgcagaagggGAGGAAACGCGCAGGTCTGACGGGTTTGCCGCAGATACGGAGTCTGGGCGCGTAAGTAAGTTgcacaggtgcggctccttggaccacaggtgcggtcgcgcgggtgcgagtaaatggccgcaggtgcgagaagcctgggcagagggtacatattgcacacttcgtgaattttggtgcattcttcaccatttctatttggttttgcagcttttgggagagatttgaagagggaatcaagggggtttcgttgaggtaagttacttgagctctaatacttgaatatatggtgattttccgttgtttaatcattgtaattagtgaaaatgaggggttagggcttgggatatTTAGAGAAGtaaattaaggatttgaaggaccaaacgatgtcgaattttgatgaatttggtatggttagactcatgagtgaatgagctttctagttttgtgaattttttcaaatttcgagacatgggcacggggcgggtttgagccaattttgggttttgtctaattttgaagcttttcttatggaattcattccattagcgtatattaatggtattgtactgattatgaatagatttggagcatttggaggccgagtccagaggcaagagcattgtgggGTAGAGATATGACCGGTTTAAGGTaaataacgattgtaaatctagtgttgagtgtatgaaaccccggatttcgtatcattctactatttttagtgacgcacatgctaggtgacgggcgtgtgggcgtgcactattggggattgtgacttggtctgtcccgtagcaactgtacagttgcatactttgttgaaactatataatacttatatgtttttgaaagagtttctgtaaattgggctgaatgccatgtttggccCTTGCGCCAgcgctgtttggacccttaggggttgtttcttactatcctctaatttttttcgattgaaaatctatacgcagtcatgcttatacttgtttaccgcataactcagatttatgactc
Protein-coding sequences here:
- the LOC138898564 gene encoding secreted RxLR effector protein 161-like → MNNCSPGIVPIQKGNKFSLMQCPKNDVERKEMESIPYSSIVGSLMYAQTCTRPDIIFAVGMLGRYQSNPGIDHWKAAKKVLRYLKGTKNYMLMYRRSKHLEVVGYSDSDFVGCIDTRKSTFGYLFQLAEGAISWKSVKQYIIATSTMEEEFVACFETTIHALWMQNFISGLGVVGTINKPLKIYCDNVASVFFSKIDKYSKGSKHMELKYFTVKEEVKKQRVSLEHNRIDLMIADPLTKGLQPKIFKEHVH